One Nocardioides dongkuii genomic window, CGGCCCGGCCGCCGGATGAACGTCGTCGGCCGGGTCATCGAGTCCTACGCCGCCCGGTTCGGGTACGGCGTCGTCCGCGAGTTCACCGGCCACGGCATCGGCACGTCGTTCCACTCCGGGCTGGTCGTGCCGCACTACGACGACCCGCACTACGACACGCTCATCGAGCCCGGCATGACGTTCACCATCGAGCCGATGCTCAACCTCGGCACCCACGAGTGGACGATGTGGGACGACGGCTGGACGGTCGTCACCAAGGACCTGCGCCGCAGCGCGCAGTTTGAGCACACCCTGCTGGTCACCGCCACCGGCGCCGAGGTGCTCACCGAGCCCTGAGCCGGCCCGGACGTCATCCGATCTGGTCGCGATTGCCGCCACGTCGTACGACGTCCCGCGACGTCCCGCGGACGTCATACGACCCGGTCGCCATCACCGCCACTTCGTATGACGTCCCGCGACGTCCGCCGGGACGTCATCCGATCTGGTCGCGGTACCCGCCACTTCGTATGACGTCCGCCGGCACGACGACGTCCGCGGGGACGACCGGGTCGACGTGGTGCCGCCCGATCGGCAGCATCAGCGGACGACCGGAAACCGGGTCGTCGATGACCCGGCAGTCGAGCCCGAAGACCGCCTGCACCGTCGCCTCGGTCAGCACCTCCTCGGGGGTGCCGGCCGCGTGCAGCCGCCCGTCGGCGAGGGCGACGAGGTGGTCGGCGTACCGCGCGGCCAGGTTGAGGTCGTGCAGGACCATCACGATGGTGGTGCCGCGGGCGCGGTTGAGGTCGACGAGCAGGTCCAGCACCTCGACCTGGTGGCTGACGTCGAGGAACGTCGTGGGCTCGTCGAGCAGCAGGATGTCGGTCCGCTGGGCCAGCGCCATCGCGATCCAGACCCGCTGCCGCTGGCCGCCGGAGAGCTCGTCGACCGGCCGGTCCGCGAGGGCGACGGTGTCGGTGGCCTCGAGGGCCTCGGCGACCGCACGGTCGTCCTCGGCGCTCCACCGGGCGAGGATCCCCTGGTGCGGGTTGCGGCCGCGGCCGACGAGGTCGCTGACCGTGATCCCCTCCGGAGCGATCGGCGCCTGCGGGAGCAGCCCCATGGTGCGGGCCAGCTCCTTGGCGGGCATCCGGTGCACCTGCTTGCCGTCGAGCAGCACCTGGCCCTGGCGGGGCGCGAGCAGCCGGGTCATCGAGCGCAGCAGCGTCGACTTCCCGCACGCGTTGGCGCCGACGATCGCGGTCAGCCGACCGGCCGGCACGGCCAGCGCGAGCTCGTCGATCACCGTCCGCTCGCCGTACCCGAGGGTCAGCTCCTCGACCCGGAGCGTGTGCCGAGTGGTCACAGGGTTCCTCCCACGCGGTTGGAGCGGACGATGAGGTAGACGAGGTACGGCGCCCCGAGGACGCCGGTGACGACCCCCACCGGATAGCGGTGCCCGAAGGCGTACTGGCCGGCCAGGTCGGCGACCAGCACGAGCAGCGCGCCGACAAGGGCGGACGGGACGAGCAGCGAGGCGCCGGGACCGACGATCCGGGCGGCGATCGGCCCGGCCAGGAACGCGACGAACGCGATCGGCCCGGCCGCGGCGGTCGCGAACGCCACCAGGCCGACGGCGGCGACGATGACCACCAGCCGGGTCTGCTCGACCCGCACCCCCAGCGCGGAGGCCGCGTCGTCGCCGAGCTGGAGCATCTCGAGGTGCTGGGCGCGGGCGAGCAGCACCGGGCCGAGGACCACGAGCGCGAGCAGGGTGGGCAGCACGTCGTCCCAGCTGGCGCTGTTCAGGCTGCCGGTCAGCCACCGGGTGGCCTCCTGCAGGTCCCACGCGGCGGCGCGGCTCAGGATGTAGGCGATGACGCTCTCGAGCATCGCGGCGACGCCGATGCCGATCAGGATCAGCCGGGTCCCCGCGACGCCGTCGCGGAACGACAGCACGTAGATCAGCAGCGCGACCCCCAGCCCGGCGGTGATCGCCAGGACCGAGACCACCGGGCCGTCCAGCGACAGGGTCACGATCGCGAACGCCGCGGCGGCGCTCGCCCCCGTGCTGATGCCGATGATGTCGGGGCTGGCCAGCGGGTTGCGCAGCATCGTCTGGAAGGTCACCCCGGCCAGCCCGAAGCAGAGGCCGACGACCAGCGCGAGCACCGCCCGGGGCAGCCGGAGCCGTCCCACGGTGAAGGAGGCGCCCGGGACGTCCTGGCCGAGGACGACACCGAGCACCTCGCCCGGCGGGTAGTAGGTCCGCCCGATCATCAGGCTGGCGACGAACGCCGCCACGACCAGGACCAGGAGCACGACGACGACGCTGCGCCGTCGGGCGGTACGCCGCCGGCGGGAGCGGACGACGCGCTCGACGGTCGGGGCGCTCACCGGCGCGGGCCGTTCACAGGGCACGCACCTTGTGGCGGCGGACGACGTGGATGAAGAACGGGGCGCCGACGAGCGCGGTGATGATGCCGACGTCGATCTCGCTGGGGCGGGCCACGATCCGGCCGAGCACGTCCGCGGCGACCAGCAGGATCGCCCCACCGAGCGCCGAGAACGGGAGCAGCCACCGGTGGTCGACCCCGATCAGCATCCGGCACAGGTGCGGGACCACGAGGCCGACGAAGCCGATCGGCCCGGCGACCGCCGTGGACGCGCCGCAGAGCAGCACCGCGCCGAGCGCGGCGGTCCCCCGGATCAGCGCGACCCGCTCGCCGAGGCCGGCCGCGACGTCGTCGCCGAGGGCCAGGGAGTTCAGGGACTTCGCGGAGAGCAGGCAGACCACCAGCCCGGCGAGGAGGAACGGCGTGACCAGGCGGATCGTCTCGAACGCCGCCCCACCGACGCCGCCGATCTGCCACGAGCGCACGCCACCCGCGATGTCGTTGCGGGGCAGCACGACCGCGGTGATGAACGAGGCGAACGCCGCGGACGTCGCGGTGCCGGCGAGGGCGAGCTTCAACGGCGTGGCGCCGCCCCGCCCGAGCGACCCCACGGCGTACACGAAGACCGCGGCGAGGGCGGCGCCGGCGATCGCGACCCAGATGAAGCTGGACGCCGAGGTCAGGCCGAACCACGCGATCCCGGTGATCACGGCCAGCGAGGCGCCCATGTTGACGCCGAGGATCCCCGGGTCGGCGAGCGGGTTGCGGGTGACGCCCTGCATGACGGCGCCGGCGAGGCCGAGCGCGGCGCCGACCACGACCGCGAGCAGCGTGCGCGGGATCCGCTTGGTGACCGCGGCCTCCTCGAGGGTCTCGCTCGACCCGCCGAGCGCGGCGAGGATGTCGGACCAGCCGACGGCGCGCGAGCCGACGGCGACCGAGAGCACCATCAGGGCGCCCAGCACCGCGGCCACGGCGAGCAGCCAGGCGAGACGCTGCCGCCCCGGGCGTCGCGTGGCGACGGTGCCCGGAGCGGCAGCGGTGGAGAGGTCGGTCACGAGCGGCTACTGGGCGCCGGCTGCGTCAGCGAGCATCCCGACGTACTCCTCGAGCACGAAGGAGATCGAGAGCGGGGTCGGGTTCGCGGCGGTGCCCAGCGGGCTGTCCGGCAGCAGCACGATCGCGTCGTTGGCGACGGCCGGCATCTTCGAGAGCAGCGGGTCCCCCTTCAGCGCGTCCACGAGCTCCTGGTCGCCGTAGGTCACGATGATCTCGACGTCGTCGAGCGTGTCGATCTGCTCGGCGCTCAGCGTGCCGGAGAACTGGTCGGTCTCCGCGGACGCCTCCTCGACGCTCGCCGGGGTGGCCAGGCCGAGGTCGTCGAAGAACTTCGCGCGGGTGTCGTGGGTCGTGTAGTAGCTGACCTCGCTGAGGTCGGCGGTGTCGACGTGGGTCAGGAACATCGCGGACTTCCCGGCGAGGTCGGGGACCTCGGCGACGGTCGCGGCGATCTCGTCCTCGAGGTCGGCGACCAGCGCCTCGCCCTCCTCGGGCATGCCCATCGCCTGGCTGCTGAGCAGGATCATGTCGCGCCACTCCGTGGACCAGGGGGCCTCGGGGTAGGCGAGCACGGGGGCGATCTCGGTGAGGGTGTCGTAGTCCTCCTGGGTGAGCCCGGAGTACGCCGCCAGGATGACGTCCGGGTCGGTGTCCGCGACGGCCTCGAAGTCGATGCCGTCGGTCTCGTCGAAGAGCACCGGCTCCTCGCCGCCGAGCTCCTCGAGCTTCTCGCTGACCCACGGCAGCACGCCGTCGCCGTCGTCGTCGCCGAAGTTCGCCGCGGCCATGCCGACCGGCACGACGCCGAGGGCGAGCGGGACCTCGTGGTTGGCCCAGTTCACCGAGGCGACGCGCTCCGGCGCCTCCTCGATGGTCGTGGTGCCGAGCGCGTGCTCGATGGTGATCGGGTACTCGACCGAGGTCGTGGTGGCATCGGTCGGGTCGTCCTTGGCTTCGGTCGACTCGTCGGAGCCGCCGCAGCCGGCGAGCACGAGGGTCATCGCTCCGAGGGAGGCCGTCAGCAGACGGAGAGGGCGCACGGGTGTGTCCTTTCGACATGGGAAGGTGCGGCACGGCGTGCCGCGTTCGGGCACGAGGGCGACACCCGCTTCTCGGCTCGATCGTTGGTAAGGCTAACCTAAGCACAGATAATTCGGAGGGGGTCTCATGCACGGCCGTGTGGAGTCCACGACTCGGGTGACCCCGACGATCGTGCGGGTCGTCCTGGGGGGTGAGGGCCTCGCGGGGTTCGCCCTGCCCCCGGCGACCGACGCGTACGTCAACCTCGCCCTGCCGCCCGCGGGCGCGCCG contains:
- a CDS encoding iron-siderophore ABC transporter substrate-binding protein translates to MRPLRLLTASLGAMTLVLAGCGGSDESTEAKDDPTDATTTSVEYPITIEHALGTTTIEEAPERVASVNWANHEVPLALGVVPVGMAAANFGDDDGDGVLPWVSEKLEELGGEEPVLFDETDGIDFEAVADTDPDVILAAYSGLTQEDYDTLTEIAPVLAYPEAPWSTEWRDMILLSSQAMGMPEEGEALVADLEDEIAATVAEVPDLAGKSAMFLTHVDTADLSEVSYYTTHDTRAKFFDDLGLATPASVEEASAETDQFSGTLSAEQIDTLDDVEIIVTYGDQELVDALKGDPLLSKMPAVANDAIVLLPDSPLGTAANPTPLSISFVLEEYVGMLADAAGAQ
- a CDS encoding FecCD family ABC transporter permease; its protein translation is MTDLSTAAAPGTVATRRPGRQRLAWLLAVAAVLGALMVLSVAVGSRAVGWSDILAALGGSSETLEEAAVTKRIPRTLLAVVVGAALGLAGAVMQGVTRNPLADPGILGVNMGASLAVITGIAWFGLTSASSFIWVAIAGAALAAVFVYAVGSLGRGGATPLKLALAGTATSAAFASFITAVVLPRNDIAGGVRSWQIGGVGGAAFETIRLVTPFLLAGLVVCLLSAKSLNSLALGDDVAAGLGERVALIRGTAALGAVLLCGASTAVAGPIGFVGLVVPHLCRMLIGVDHRWLLPFSALGGAILLVAADVLGRIVARPSEIDVGIITALVGAPFFIHVVRRHKVRAL
- a CDS encoding FecCD family ABC transporter permease; protein product: MSAPTVERVVRSRRRRTARRRSVVVVLLVLVVAAFVASLMIGRTYYPPGEVLGVVLGQDVPGASFTVGRLRLPRAVLALVVGLCFGLAGVTFQTMLRNPLASPDIIGISTGASAAAAFAIVTLSLDGPVVSVLAITAGLGVALLIYVLSFRDGVAGTRLILIGIGVAAMLESVIAYILSRAAAWDLQEATRWLTGSLNSASWDDVLPTLLALVVLGPVLLARAQHLEMLQLGDDAASALGVRVEQTRLVVIVAAVGLVAFATAAAGPIAFVAFLAGPIAARIVGPGASLLVPSALVGALLVLVADLAGQYAFGHRYPVGVVTGVLGAPYLVYLIVRSNRVGGTL
- a CDS encoding ABC transporter ATP-binding protein — encoded protein: MTTRHTLRVEELTLGYGERTVIDELALAVPAGRLTAIVGANACGKSTLLRSMTRLLAPRQGQVLLDGKQVHRMPAKELARTMGLLPQAPIAPEGITVSDLVGRGRNPHQGILARWSAEDDRAVAEALEATDTVALADRPVDELSGGQRQRVWIAMALAQRTDILLLDEPTTFLDVSHQVEVLDLLVDLNRARGTTIVMVLHDLNLAARYADHLVALADGRLHAAGTPEEVLTEATVQAVFGLDCRVIDDPVSGRPLMLPIGRHHVDPVVPADVVVPADVIRSGGYRDQIG